The Octopus sinensis linkage group LG19, ASM634580v1, whole genome shotgun sequence genome contains a region encoding:
- the LOC115222140 gene encoding eukaryotic translation initiation factor 2A isoform X1, with product MAMPIPNLALRGSDGVWVLQGSPNKTKEVFRGDYKTECRAMAFSMNGQYFAWSDEDGIKVMKTSNYEKVIAIEKSRISGLAFSPLGTYLISADISSQKKDVPNLCIWETATGKLLKGFFHKRMSDWKPSWTPDDKLMVRLHNNDVEFYENGDFDNPKTRLHAAKISEYAFSKSDHVAIYIPGSKGQPSNIRIFKHPNFNGCPLANKSFFKADKITMFWNKAGTGLLVITSTETSDKSYYGETGLHYLSIKGEGCLVPRAKDGPVYCVEWHPNSTQFCVVYGFMPAKATLYNLKCDPVFDYGTAPRNSAFYNPQGNILCLAGFGNLQGDLEFWDLQQQKLISSTKAMDTTHFAWCPDGVHFITATMAPRLRVGNGYKLWHYTGSVLAQLEVASGKELWESLWMPDMDGKFPSKPIVYKKVPSSIPGQTVKPVAAYRPPHARGQPASDFKLHEFEPPSNKKIPGLNFVDTGKKGNKKAKAQKQIQQANIPGLAPITVEKKTNSESGDFDKDKKIRNLKKKITQINKLKEQQKTGKKLDDTQLQKISKYDEIVKEIDELKLQ from the exons ATGGCGATGCCCATACCGAACCTGGCAT TGCGTGGATCAGATGGCGTCTGGGTCCTTCAGGGTTCCCCTAACAAAACCAAAGAAGTGTTTCGAGG GGATTACAAAACAGAATGTCGTGCCATGGCCTTCTCTATGAATGGGCAATATTTTGCCTGGAGTGATGAAGATGG tatCAAAGTTATGAAAACAAGCAACTATGAAAAAGTGATAGCAATTGAGAAGTCCAGGATATCTGGACTTGCGTTTTCCCCTCTTGGAACATACCTCATTTCTGCTGATATCTCAA GTCAAAAGAAAGATGTTCCCAACCTGTGTATTTGGGAAACAGCCACAGGGAAATTGTTGAAAGGATTCTTCCATAAAAGGATGTCTGATTG gaAGCCCAGTTGGACTCCTGATGATAAACTGATGGTCCGTCTACACAACAATGATGTTGAGTTTTACGAAAATGGAGATTTTG ATAATCCAAAGACACGTCTTCATGCTGCAAAGATTTCTGAATATGCTTTTTCTAAGAGCGACCACGTTGCCATCTATATTCCTGGGAGCAAA GGTCAGCCATCAAATATTCGAATCTTCAAGCATCCCAACTTCAATGGGTGCCCCTTGGCGAATAAGAGCTTTTTCAAAGCTGACAAAATTACAATGTTTTGGAATAAAGCTG GAACCGGTTTGCTTGTGATTACATCAACAGAAACTTCAGACAAGTCATATTATGGAGAAACTGGCCTTCATTACCTGAGTATAAAAGGTGAAGGTTGCCTTGTACCCAGag CCAAAGATGGTCCTGTCTACTGTGTGGAGTGGCATCCCAATTCTACCCAATTCTGCGTGGTTTATGGTT TTATGCCAGCCAAAGCTACCCTCTACAACTTAAAATGTGATCCTGTATTTGACTATGGAACTGCTCCACGGAATTCAGCCTTTTATAACCCACAGGGAAACA TTTTGTGTTTGGCTGGATTTGGTAATTTGCAAGGTGATTTGGAATTCTGGGATCTTCAGCAACAGAAACTGATCAGCTCCACTAAAGCAATGGATACGACACATTTTGCTTGGTGCCCTGATGGTGTTCACTTTATCACAGCTACTATGGCTCCTCGACTCCGTGTTGGTAACGG gTATAAATTGTGGCATTATACTGGAAGTGTTTTGGCTCAGTTGGAAGTAGCGTCTGGGAAAGAATTATGGGAGTCACTATGGATGCCAGATATGGATGGCAAATTCCCTTCGAAGCCTATTGTGTATAAGAAGGTACCATCTTCAATACCAGGACAGACAG tGAAGCCTGTTGCTGCCTATCGCCCTCCACACGCTCGCGGTCAGCCGGCTTCGGATTTTAAGCTACATGAATTTGAACCTCCTTCCAATAAAAAAATTCCAGGTCTTA ATTTTGTAGACACAGGAAAAAAAGGTAATAAGAAGGCTAAAGCTCAGAAacag attcaACAAGCTAACATCCCTGGATTAGCACCGATCactgttgaaaagaaaacaaattctgAATCTGGCGATTTTgataaagataagaaaataaggaATTTAAAGAAG aaAATTACTCAGATAAACAAGCTGAAAGAGCAACAGAAAACTGGCAAAAAACTCGATGACACTCAG tTACAAAAAATATCTAAGTATGATGAAATTGTGAAAGAGATTGATGAATTGAAACTGCAATAA
- the LOC115222140 gene encoding eukaryotic translation initiation factor 2A isoform X2 produces the protein MAFSMNGQYFAWSDEDGIKVMKTSNYEKVIAIEKSRISGLAFSPLGTYLISADISSQKKDVPNLCIWETATGKLLKGFFHKRMSDWKPSWTPDDKLMVRLHNNDVEFYENGDFDNPKTRLHAAKISEYAFSKSDHVAIYIPGSKGQPSNIRIFKHPNFNGCPLANKSFFKADKITMFWNKAGTGLLVITSTETSDKSYYGETGLHYLSIKGEGCLVPRAKDGPVYCVEWHPNSTQFCVVYGFMPAKATLYNLKCDPVFDYGTAPRNSAFYNPQGNILCLAGFGNLQGDLEFWDLQQQKLISSTKAMDTTHFAWCPDGVHFITATMAPRLRVGNGYKLWHYTGSVLAQLEVASGKELWESLWMPDMDGKFPSKPIVYKKVPSSIPGQTVKPVAAYRPPHARGQPASDFKLHEFEPPSNKKIPGLNFVDTGKKGNKKAKAQKQIQQANIPGLAPITVEKKTNSESGDFDKDKKIRNLKKKITQINKLKEQQKTGKKLDDTQLQKISKYDEIVKEIDELKLQ, from the exons ATGGCCTTCTCTATGAATGGGCAATATTTTGCCTGGAGTGATGAAGATGG tatCAAAGTTATGAAAACAAGCAACTATGAAAAAGTGATAGCAATTGAGAAGTCCAGGATATCTGGACTTGCGTTTTCCCCTCTTGGAACATACCTCATTTCTGCTGATATCTCAA GTCAAAAGAAAGATGTTCCCAACCTGTGTATTTGGGAAACAGCCACAGGGAAATTGTTGAAAGGATTCTTCCATAAAAGGATGTCTGATTG gaAGCCCAGTTGGACTCCTGATGATAAACTGATGGTCCGTCTACACAACAATGATGTTGAGTTTTACGAAAATGGAGATTTTG ATAATCCAAAGACACGTCTTCATGCTGCAAAGATTTCTGAATATGCTTTTTCTAAGAGCGACCACGTTGCCATCTATATTCCTGGGAGCAAA GGTCAGCCATCAAATATTCGAATCTTCAAGCATCCCAACTTCAATGGGTGCCCCTTGGCGAATAAGAGCTTTTTCAAAGCTGACAAAATTACAATGTTTTGGAATAAAGCTG GAACCGGTTTGCTTGTGATTACATCAACAGAAACTTCAGACAAGTCATATTATGGAGAAACTGGCCTTCATTACCTGAGTATAAAAGGTGAAGGTTGCCTTGTACCCAGag CCAAAGATGGTCCTGTCTACTGTGTGGAGTGGCATCCCAATTCTACCCAATTCTGCGTGGTTTATGGTT TTATGCCAGCCAAAGCTACCCTCTACAACTTAAAATGTGATCCTGTATTTGACTATGGAACTGCTCCACGGAATTCAGCCTTTTATAACCCACAGGGAAACA TTTTGTGTTTGGCTGGATTTGGTAATTTGCAAGGTGATTTGGAATTCTGGGATCTTCAGCAACAGAAACTGATCAGCTCCACTAAAGCAATGGATACGACACATTTTGCTTGGTGCCCTGATGGTGTTCACTTTATCACAGCTACTATGGCTCCTCGACTCCGTGTTGGTAACGG gTATAAATTGTGGCATTATACTGGAAGTGTTTTGGCTCAGTTGGAAGTAGCGTCTGGGAAAGAATTATGGGAGTCACTATGGATGCCAGATATGGATGGCAAATTCCCTTCGAAGCCTATTGTGTATAAGAAGGTACCATCTTCAATACCAGGACAGACAG tGAAGCCTGTTGCTGCCTATCGCCCTCCACACGCTCGCGGTCAGCCGGCTTCGGATTTTAAGCTACATGAATTTGAACCTCCTTCCAATAAAAAAATTCCAGGTCTTA ATTTTGTAGACACAGGAAAAAAAGGTAATAAGAAGGCTAAAGCTCAGAAacag attcaACAAGCTAACATCCCTGGATTAGCACCGATCactgttgaaaagaaaacaaattctgAATCTGGCGATTTTgataaagataagaaaataaggaATTTAAAGAAG aaAATTACTCAGATAAACAAGCTGAAAGAGCAACAGAAAACTGGCAAAAAACTCGATGACACTCAG tTACAAAAAATATCTAAGTATGATGAAATTGTGAAAGAGATTGATGAATTGAAACTGCAATAA